From Hyphomicrobiales bacterium 4NK60-0047b, the proteins below share one genomic window:
- a CDS encoding penicillin-binding protein 2: MRINLMAKNVSYQSAATYQGVTASDGAVTDHGIGFFNQTRLRHSLLIFVLFSLFSLIAGNLVSLAVLRPSEIKMHLASPIGVQKSRPDIVDAEGRLLATDIEAPSLYANPSGLMEPALVVKKLKKAMPELDEMNLLRQLTKKNKQFVFIKRGMHPKRAQEIFDLGLPGVDVTPEIRRVYPKGALGGYVLGHVDIDNVGRAGIEKFIDKARSADVNLFGANEFNTNENGQVQLSLNVGANYILQQELNRALKLYKAKSAAGVVMNVHSGEVVALSSLPDLDPQRPFLQKDKARFDRISAGLFELGSVFKTVTMAMALEANKTTLDTKLDVTGPLKIGAHKINDYHGVKGELSVRDIFVRSSNIGTAKLALLMGTKAHRDFLNKLHLLEPMKTELGAMRSPQTVKRWGDVHSATISYGHGLSIAPLQFVSAVGALVNGGIYVKPTFLKRSEREAKLTGERVISVSTSEKIRKLLRANVTDRHGTARRAEVAPYRVGGKTGTANKVVKGKYSKTKVLTSFVGVFPSERPEYVVFVMLDEPQATKAAQGLTVAGMNAAPTTGRIISRLAPLFKMKPFYPVLNRVSLEK, translated from the coding sequence ATGCGCATTAATTTAATGGCTAAAAATGTCTCTTATCAAAGTGCGGCTACTTATCAAGGTGTGACTGCTAGCGATGGCGCAGTCACTGATCACGGAATTGGTTTTTTTAACCAAACTCGTTTGCGCCATTCTCTTTTGATTTTTGTTTTGTTTAGCTTGTTTTCTCTGATTGCGGGAAATTTAGTATCTTTAGCCGTTTTGCGACCAAGTGAGATTAAGATGCATCTGGCGTCTCCTATTGGCGTGCAAAAATCTCGTCCTGATATTGTGGATGCCGAAGGCCGGTTGTTGGCAACGGATATTGAAGCTCCTTCGCTTTATGCAAATCCATCAGGTTTGATGGAACCGGCTTTGGTCGTTAAAAAGCTTAAAAAAGCGATGCCTGAGCTTGATGAGATGAACCTTCTGCGCCAGCTCACAAAGAAAAACAAACAATTTGTATTTATTAAGCGAGGAATGCACCCTAAACGTGCTCAAGAGATTTTTGATCTTGGGCTGCCTGGTGTTGATGTGACCCCTGAAATTCGCCGAGTTTACCCGAAGGGTGCGCTTGGTGGATATGTTTTGGGCCATGTTGATATCGATAATGTGGGACGGGCTGGTATTGAGAAATTTATTGATAAAGCTCGCAGTGCTGATGTTAACCTATTTGGTGCCAATGAGTTTAATACAAATGAGAATGGTCAAGTTCAATTATCTTTAAATGTTGGCGCGAATTATATTTTGCAACAAGAGCTTAACCGTGCTTTGAAGCTTTATAAGGCTAAGTCGGCAGCCGGCGTTGTTATGAATGTTCATAGCGGTGAAGTGGTTGCGCTTTCCTCGCTACCTGATCTTGATCCACAACGTCCGTTTTTACAAAAAGATAAAGCTCGGTTTGACCGAATTTCGGCTGGTTTGTTTGAGCTTGGTTCTGTTTTTAAGACGGTGACCATGGCCATGGCGCTTGAAGCGAATAAAACAACGCTTGATACAAAATTAGATGTAACTGGTCCGCTGAAAATTGGTGCGCATAAGATTAATGATTATCATGGGGTTAAGGGTGAGCTGAGTGTAAGGGATATTTTCGTTCGCTCTTCTAACATTGGTACGGCTAAGCTTGCTTTGCTAATGGGGACAAAAGCTCATCGTGACTTTTTAAACAAGCTTCATTTGCTTGAGCCGATGAAAACTGAACTTGGCGCGATGCGCTCCCCTCAAACGGTTAAGCGCTGGGGAGATGTGCATTCAGCTACGATTTCTTATGGCCATGGTTTATCTATTGCACCTTTGCAGTTTGTTTCAGCTGTTGGGGCTTTGGTCAATGGCGGGATTTACGTGAAGCCAACTTTCCTTAAGCGAAGTGAGAGAGAGGCAAAGCTAACTGGCGAACGTGTTATCTCTGTATCAACCAGTGAAAAGATTAGAAAATTATTACGAGCTAATGTTACTGACCGTCATGGTACAGCGCGCCGTGCCGAAGTTGCGCCTTATCGTGTAGGCGGGAAAACCGGTACAGCAAATAAGGTTGTGAAGGGTAAATATTCTAAAACAAAAGTTTTGACAAGTTTTGTTGGTGTGTTTCCGTCTGAAAGACCTGAGTATGTTGTTTTTGTTATGTTAGATGAACCGCAAGCCACTAAGGCGGCGCAAGGTTTGACAGTAGCTGGTATGAATGCAGCACCAACGACAGGGCGAATTATTTCTCGGCTGGCGCCTTTGTTTAAGATGAAGCCGTTTTATCCGGTTTTAAATCGAGTTTCTTTAGAGAAGTAG
- the rsmH gene encoding 16S rRNA (cytosine(1402)-N(4))-methyltransferase RsmH, translated as MMTVSMTEKDVNAGGTDRHIPVLLEPVLDALLNEDSKGYVKKRPDQVPSTEPEKSPTSQQRIFIDGTFGAGGYSRGILTSLQDESGVRVIGIDQDPDAVRDARGMLKEFGPRLDVVHGRYSDMENVIAGLGVSQVDGVVLDIGVSSMQLDQDRRGFSFRRDGPLDMRMSQSGPTAADLVNGLAEEEIANVLYKFGEEKKSRYIARAIVERRVSEPFRTTTDLAQVIEAVVYKKAKDKIHPATRSFQALRIYLNDELGELLRGLNAASRILKPGGRLVVVCFHSLEDRIVKNYFRSASGRVPNQSRHLPEINKECLPSFQIINPKAVKANDEEMSQNKRARSALLRSGVRTEAPPLEFFEADLGIKSLQL; from the coding sequence ATGATGACGGTGAGCATGACTGAAAAAGATGTCAATGCGGGCGGTACTGACCGTCACATTCCTGTTCTTTTAGAGCCTGTTCTTGACGCTCTTCTTAATGAAGATAGTAAAGGTTACGTTAAAAAGAGGCCTGATCAAGTTCCCTCTACAGAGCCGGAAAAATCACCAACTTCTCAACAGCGTATATTTATTGACGGTACCTTTGGTGCCGGAGGTTACTCTCGTGGCATTTTAACATCCTTGCAGGATGAGAGTGGTGTGCGAGTTATTGGTATTGATCAAGATCCAGATGCCGTCAGAGATGCACGGGGCATGTTAAAGGAATTTGGGCCCCGACTTGATGTGGTGCATGGTCGTTATTCTGATATGGAAAATGTCATTGCTGGGCTTGGTGTTAGCCAGGTAGATGGCGTTGTACTGGATATTGGTGTTTCCTCCATGCAATTAGACCAAGACCGCCGCGGGTTTTCTTTTCGCCGTGACGGGCCGCTTGATATGAGGATGTCTCAATCTGGCCCGACAGCGGCTGATTTGGTGAATGGTTTGGCCGAAGAAGAAATCGCGAATGTTCTTTATAAGTTTGGTGAAGAGAAAAAATCCAGATATATCGCCCGAGCGATTGTTGAGCGGCGCGTAAGTGAGCCGTTTCGTACTACAACGGATTTGGCGCAAGTTATTGAAGCTGTTGTTTATAAAAAAGCGAAAGATAAAATCCATCCAGCGACGCGGTCTTTTCAGGCGCTTCGGATTTATTTGAATGATGAACTTGGAGAATTATTGCGTGGTTTAAATGCTGCAAGCCGTATTTTAAAGCCTGGTGGACGTTTAGTCGTTGTTTGTTTTCACTCGCTAGAGGATCGAATTGTTAAGAATTACTTTAGGTCTGCTTCTGGGCGTGTTCCAAATCAATCCAGGCATTTACCAGAAATTAATAAAGAATGTCTCCCAAGTTTTCAAATAATTAACCCTAAAGCTGTTAAAGCTAATGATGAAGAAATGTCCCAGAATAAACGAGCGCGTTCTGCTTTGTTAAGGTCTGGGGTGCGTACTGAGGCCCCGCCGCTTGAGTTTTTTGAGGCGGATCTTGGAATTAAATCTCTTCAATTGTAA
- the mraZ gene encoding division/cell wall cluster transcriptional repressor MraZ, whose amino-acid sequence MDEFVSSFTNKIDAKGRVSVPASFRAVLAKEQSDEIFCHPALDSAALDAGGPRLVKHIRGLLEDLAPYSDEKDQLATALFGESEYLKIDSDGRIVLPQRLRDVAGFRSQVTFVGLGDKFQMWEPTQFEDARNAARSKVRDLRKLLGKGRAAE is encoded by the coding sequence ATGGATGAGTTTGTTTCCAGCTTTACGAATAAGATAGACGCCAAAGGGCGTGTTTCTGTCCCGGCATCATTTCGCGCTGTTTTAGCTAAAGAACAATCAGATGAAATATTTTGCCATCCTGCGCTTGATAGCGCCGCGCTTGACGCTGGTGGACCGCGATTAGTGAAGCATATTCGCGGGCTTTTGGAAGATTTGGCGCCTTACTCTGATGAAAAAGACCAATTGGCAACAGCGCTGTTTGGTGAGAGTGAATATTTAAAGATTGATAGTGATGGGCGAATTGTATTACCACAGCGCCTGCGGGATGTAGCTGGATTTAGGAGCCAAGTGACATTTGTTGGGCTTGGGGACAAGTTTCAAATGTGGGAGCCAACGCAATTTGAAGATGCGCGCAATGCGGCACGAAGTAAAGTGCGTGATTTACGCAAATTATTGGGCAAGGGCAGGGCTGCTGAATAA